In Flavobacterium sp. CS20, a single window of DNA contains:
- a CDS encoding fibronectin type III domain-containing protein, protein MKQITLLLMFFFILPFLGQAQNEDCSGALTASVTPFGDVSQPINFDTTGAQDASVVPSCEGFDSSESDLWYTFTTNATDGVTLSLLSGDEGDIEGAIYDACGGTELFCFADGSSVDFTSDVLVTGLTANTTYFLQVYTEDYSEGAFSLAITDLPACAEPQNLNVTNITTDSADLNWDDVTNATNGFEWFVFASGDDPLTAIPVATGTVVAGITTVNVTGLTSQTDYDFYVSSDCATDGTSVLSGPEPFTTLAFPPANDECSTAIALTVNSDLNCASVTNGTTAGATASSQTDDVTGTPDNDVWFSFVATQEQHQVSLENVQAVIGTSIDMGMGLYDGTSGCSALSLVDDSDPNTLSANGLTIGSTYLVRVYGWSSSNTAQTTFDVCVGTPPPPPSNDDCTGALPLTVTTDNTTFTTFSTDFATEGTNELNDCDASGNLGVWYTFTAPSSTIEFLQGASGDPGITIYEGSDCNNLTELTANCVNNNDGILTGLTVGNTYYAMVWTDSTQTTAEFVLFFNECPAPSGLTAENITSSTADLTWTAGNSETEWEVLWGLEGFDPTNEGTVVNDNDGTLGISLQSLSPNTSYDFYVTAVCASGNSDQAGPASFTTPCDVFTPDYLEDFTNFVPDCWDEATDGDPTTGPTGLGSGSWTSDGFLNDGSSGSARINLYSTFKSDWLLSPSFDLSAGGFEVAFNIGITTYSGTSNSPMGSDDEVQLLYSDDNGATWNNLQTWARGSEPSNAGELVTVDLSSITGTSVQFAFWGTEGTVDDAEDYNIYIDNFEVRTPPSCAAPTGLTASNVTATSVQLDWTATTSTETGGYEYVLITDGSTPDATTTPTGSVGTGVTTANPTGLTPRTDYEAYVRAVCSVGDESAWSLSTSFTTPCPAVFTPDYLQDFTSFVPDCWDEATDGDPTTGPTGLGSGSWTSDGFLNDGSSGSARINLYSTFKSDWLLSPSFDLSAGGFEVAFNIGITTYSGTSNSPMGSDDEVQLLYSDDNGATWNNLQTWATGSEPSNAGELVTVDLSSITGTSVQFAFWGTEGTVDDAEDYNIYIDNFEVRTPPSCATPTGLTASSVTANSVQLDWTATTSTETGGYEYVLITDGSTPDATTTPTGSVGTGVTTANPTGLTPVTDYEAYVRAVCSVGDESAWSLSTSFTTPCDVFTPDYLEDFTNFVPDCWDEATDGDPTTGPTGLGSGDWTSDGFLNDGSSGSARVELWNLGTSDWLLSPSFDLSAGGFEVAFNIGITVWNNTDDSLMGSDDEVQLLYSDDNGATWNNLQTWARGSEPSNAGELVTVDLSSITGTSVQFAFWGTEGTVDDAEDYNIYIDNFEVRTPPSCAAPTGLTASNVTATSVQLDWTATTSTETGGYEYVLITDGSTPDATTIPTGSVGTGITTANPTGLTSGTSYDAYVRAVCSVGLESAWSAVESFSTPIVNDDCSGALPATVTAFGNTSQPINFDTTGAQDASVVPSCEGFDSSESDLWYTFTTNATDGVTLSLLSGNEGNIEGAIYDACGGTELFCFADGSSVDFTSDVLVTGLTTNTTYFLQVYTEDYSEGAFSLAITDLPACAEPQNLNVSNVATDSADLNWDDVSNATNGFEWFVFASGDDPATATPVATGIVGVGVTTANVTGLTPQTDYDFYVSSDCDTNGVSSLAGPESFSTLALPPANDNLCDAIALTIGTPSTGDAYTNVGATAQTDEPVASCFDDGINGSVWFTFVAPASGSVEVSTDIAGGTLDDTEIAVYEAPTDCADLTTLGAELGCNQDILFPNFLSAVDLTGLTPSDTYYIQVDQWGTATPGTFGIEVNETLSTETFDSQNFSFYPNPTQNTLNFQTTRQVESVVVYNMLGQQVMTETPNTVSPSLNVEALQAGTYIMNVTIDGSSENFRFIKK, encoded by the coding sequence ATGAAACAAATTACTTTATTATTAATGTTCTTTTTTATACTTCCTTTTCTTGGGCAAGCTCAAAATGAAGATTGTTCTGGAGCTTTAACTGCTTCAGTAACACCTTTTGGAGATGTTTCTCAACCTATAAACTTTGACACTACTGGTGCTCAAGATGCCAGTGTTGTGCCAAGTTGCGAAGGTTTTGATTCTAGTGAATCAGATTTATGGTACACCTTTACTACAAATGCAACTGATGGTGTAACTTTAAGCTTATTGTCTGGAGATGAGGGAGATATTGAAGGAGCTATTTACGATGCCTGTGGTGGTACAGAATTATTCTGTTTTGCTGATGGTTCAAGTGTTGACTTTACATCAGATGTATTAGTTACTGGTCTTACAGCCAATACAACTTACTTCCTTCAAGTTTATACAGAAGATTACTCCGAAGGAGCCTTTAGTTTAGCCATTACCGATTTGCCAGCATGTGCTGAGCCTCAAAATTTAAACGTAACAAATATAACTACAGATTCAGCTGATTTAAACTGGGATGATGTAACTAATGCTACAAATGGTTTTGAGTGGTTTGTATTTGCATCTGGAGACGATCCTTTAACAGCAATTCCAGTTGCTACAGGTACTGTTGTTGCTGGAATAACAACAGTTAATGTTACAGGATTAACATCGCAAACAGATTATGATTTTTATGTAAGTTCAGATTGTGCTACTGATGGCACGAGCGTTTTATCAGGACCAGAACCTTTTACTACACTAGCTTTTCCACCAGCTAACGATGAGTGTTCTACAGCAATTGCTCTAACAGTTAATTCAGACTTAAATTGTGCAAGTGTAACAAACGGAACTACAGCTGGTGCCACAGCTTCTTCGCAAACAGATGATGTTACGGGGACACCAGATAACGATGTTTGGTTTTCATTTGTAGCAACTCAAGAGCAACATCAAGTTTCTTTAGAAAATGTACAAGCCGTTATAGGGACATCAATTGACATGGGGATGGGTTTATATGATGGGACTAGTGGTTGTTCGGCCTTAAGCCTAGTAGATGACAGTGATCCTAACACGCTTTCAGCTAATGGGTTGACAATTGGTTCAACTTACTTAGTTAGAGTTTATGGTTGGAGTTCTTCTAATACTGCACAAACTACATTTGATGTATGTGTGGGGACTCCACCGCCACCACCTTCTAATGATGATTGTACAGGGGCTTTACCTTTAACAGTCACTACTGATAATACAACATTTACTACTTTTTCAACTGATTTTGCTACAGAAGGCACAAACGAGCTAAATGATTGTGATGCTTCTGGTAACTTGGGAGTTTGGTATACATTTACTGCACCATCTTCAACAATAGAATTTTTACAAGGTGCAAGTGGTGATCCCGGAATAACAATTTATGAAGGATCAGATTGCAACAACTTAACTGAGTTAACAGCAAATTGTGTAAACAATAATGATGGTATCTTAACTGGATTAACTGTTGGCAATACATATTATGCCATGGTATGGACAGATTCTACTCAAACTACAGCTGAATTTGTGTTATTTTTTAACGAGTGTCCTGCACCATCTGGTCTTACTGCTGAAAATATAACATCTTCAACAGCAGATTTAACTTGGACGGCTGGTAATTCAGAAACTGAGTGGGAAGTGCTATGGGGACTAGAAGGTTTTGATCCAACAAACGAGGGAACAGTTGTAAATGATAACGATGGTACTTTAGGTATATCTTTGCAGAGTTTATCACCAAATACATCCTATGACTTTTACGTAACAGCAGTATGTGCATCTGGAAATAGTGATCAAGCTGGGCCTGCAAGTTTTACAACACCTTGTGATGTATTTACACCAGATTATTTAGAAGACTTTACAAATTTTGTTCCTGACTGTTGGGATGAAGCCACAGATGGCGACCCAACCACAGGACCAACAGGTTTAGGCTCTGGAAGTTGGACTTCAGATGGTTTTTTAAATGACGGTTCAAGTGGTTCTGCGAGAATAAATCTTTACAGTACATTTAAGTCTGATTGGTTATTATCACCTAGCTTTGATTTATCTGCAGGCGGTTTTGAAGTTGCTTTTAATATAGGAATAACTACATATTCAGGAACGTCTAATTCTCCTATGGGAAGTGATGATGAGGTTCAATTGTTGTATTCTGATGATAACGGAGCAACTTGGAATAACCTTCAGACATGGGCAAGAGGTTCAGAACCTTCAAATGCTGGTGAATTGGTTACCGTTGACTTATCATCAATTACAGGAACAAGTGTTCAATTTGCATTTTGGGGAACTGAAGGCACTGTAGATGATGCTGAAGATTATAATATTTATATTGATAATTTCGAAGTAAGAACACCACCAAGTTGTGCAGCTCCAACAGGTTTAACCGCTTCAAATGTAACGGCAACATCGGTTCAATTAGACTGGACGGCCACAACTTCAACAGAAACAGGTGGTTATGAATATGTCTTAATCACTGACGGTTCAACACCAGATGCCACAACCACACCAACTGGAAGTGTCGGTACGGGTGTAACAACAGCCAACCCAACGGGCTTGACACCAAGAACAGATTATGAAGCTTATGTCAGAGCTGTTTGTAGTGTAGGTGATGAAAGTGCTTGGTCACTTTCTACCAGTTTTACAACACCATGCCCAGCCGTATTTACACCTGACTATTTACAAGATTTTACAAGCTTTGTTCCTGACTGTTGGGATGAAGCCACAGATGGCGACCCCACCACAGGACCAACAGGTTTAGGCTCTGGAAGTTGGACTTCAGATGGTTTTTTAAATGACGGTTCAAGTGGTTCTGCGAGAATAAATCTTTACAGTACATTTAAGTCTGATTGGTTATTATCACCTAGCTTTGATTTATCTGCAGGCGGTTTTGAAGTTGCTTTTAATATAGGAATAACTACATATTCAGGAACGTCTAATTCTCCTATGGGAAGTGATGATGAGGTTCAATTGTTGTATTCTGATGATAACGGAGCAACTTGGAATAACCTTCAGACATGGGCGACAGGTTCAGAACCTTCAAATGCTGGTGAATTGGTTACCGTTGACTTATCATCAATTACAGGAACAAGTGTTCAATTTGCATTTTGGGGAACTGAAGGCACTGTAGATGATGCTGAAGATTATAATATTTATATTGATAATTTCGAAGTAAGAACACCACCAAGTTGTGCAACTCCAACAGGTTTAACCGCTTCAAGTGTAACTGCAAATTCAGTACAATTAGATTGGACAGCCACAACTTCAACAGAAACAGGTGGTTATGAATATGTCTTAATCACTGACGGTTCAACACCAGATGCCACAACCACACCAACAGGAAGTGTCGGTACGGGTGTAACAACAGCCAACCCAACGGGCTTGACACCAGTAACAGATTATGAAGCTTATGTCAGAGCCGTTTGTAGTGTAGGTGATGAAAGTGCTTGGTCACTTTCTACCAGTTTTACAACACCTTGTGATGTATTTACACCAGATTATTTAGAAGACTTTACAAATTTTGTTCCTGACTGTTGGGATGAAGCCACAGATGGCGACCCAACCACAGGACCAACAGGTTTAGGCTCTGGAGATTGGACTTCAGATGGCTTTTTAAATGACGGGTCAAGTGGTTCTGCAAGAGTTGAACTTTGGAACTTAGGGACATCAGATTGGTTATTATCACCTAGCTTTGATTTATCTGCAGGCGGTTTTGAAGTTGCTTTTAATATTGGAATTACGGTATGGAATAATACTGACGATTCTCTTATGGGAAGTGACGATGAAGTTCAATTGTTGTATTCTGATGATAACGGAGCAACTTGGAACAACCTTCAGACATGGGCAAGAGGTTCAGAACCTTCAAATGCTGGTGAATTGGTTACTGTTGACTTATCATCAATTACAGGAACAAGTGTTCAATTTGCATTTTGGGGAACTGAAGGCACTGTAGATGATGCTGAAGATTATAATATTTATATTGATAATTTCGAAGTAAGAACACCACCAAGTTGTGCAGCTCCAACAGGTTTAACCGCTTCAAATGTAACGGCAACATCGGTTCAATTAGACTGGACGGCCACAACTTCAACAGAAACAGGTGGTTATGAATATGTATTAATTACAGACGGTTCAACACCAGATGCCACAACCATACCAACTGGAAGTGTCGGTACAGGAATAACAACTGCTAATCCAACGGGTTTAACCTCAGGTACAAGTTATGATGCTTACGTAAGAGCAGTTTGTAGCGTAGGATTAGAAAGTGCTTGGTCTGCTGTGGAGAGTTTTTCAACACCTATTGTAAATGATGATTGTAGTGGTGCATTACCTGCAACAGTTACCGCTTTTGGTAATACTTCTCAACCTATAAACTTTGACACTACTGGTGCTCAAGATGCCAGTGTTGTGCCAAGTTGTGAAGGTTTTGATTCTAGTGAATCAGATTTATGGTACACCTTTACTACAAATGCAACTGATGGTGTAACTTTAAGCTTACTATCTGGAAATGAGGGAAATATTGAAGGTGCTATTTACGATGCCTGTGGTGGTACAGAATTATTCTGTTTTGCTGATGGTTCAAGTGTTGACTTTACATCAGATGTATTAGTTACTGGTCTTACAACCAATACAACTTACTTCCTTCAAGTTTATACAGAAGATTACTCCGAAGGAGCCTTTAGTTTAGCCATTACCGATTTGCCAGCATGTGCTGAGCCTCAAAATTTAAATGTATCAAATGTAGCTACTGATTCAGCTGACTTAAACTGGGATGATGTTTCAAATGCGACAAACGGTTTTGAATGGTTTGTTTTTGCATCTGGAGATGACCCAGCAACGGCAACACCAGTTGCTACAGGAATTGTTGGTGTTGGAGTAACAACAGCTAACGTTACAGGCTTAACTCCGCAGACAGATTATGATTTTTATGTCAGCTCTGATTGTGATACAAATGGAGTAAGTTCATTAGCTGGACCAGAAAGCTTTAGCACTTTAGCATTACCACCTGCAAATGATAATTTATGTGATGCTATTGCTTTAACAATCGGTACACCTTCTACTGGCGATGCTTACACCAATGTTGGTGCAACAGCACAAACTGATGAGCCTGTTGCATCTTGCTTCGATGATGGTATTAATGGTTCTGTGTGGTTTACATTTGTTGCTCCTGCATCTGGTTCTGTAGAAGTTTCTACGGATATTGCAGGTGGCACATTAGACGATACAGAAATAGCCGTTTATGAAGCTCCTACAGACTGTGCTGATTTAACTACACTTGGTGCAGAATTAGGTTGTAATCAAGATATTTTATTCCCAAACTTCTTGTCAGCCGTTGATTTAACAGGCTTAACACCAAGTGATACTTATTATATACAAGTTGACCAATGGGGTACTGCAACACCAGGAACATTTGGAATAGAAGTTAATGAAACATTATCTACTGAAACTTTTGATAGTCAGAACTTTAGTTTCTATCCAAATCCAACACAAAATACTTTAAACTTTCAAACAACTCGACAAGTTGAGTCTGTGGTAGTTTATAATATGCTTGGTCAACAAGTGATGACTGAAACGCCTAATACGGTTTCTCCTTCGCTTAATGTTGAAGCTTTACAGGCTGGAACTTATATTATGAATGTTACTATTGATGGTTCATCTGAAAACTTCAGATTTATCAAAAAATAG
- a CDS encoding T9SS-dependent choice-of-anchor J family protein: protein MIPTPYFEDFENFTVSTSFDEDGCWNEESLGSFTWDVGTGNTGSLNTGPDAAFSGLNYLFSEASSGSQGDEAIVLSPQVDLSNLTTPAVSFRYHIYGADIDQLSVDIDDGTTLDLDVFTIVGEQQTSETDDWVQVFVDLMPYAGQTIQVRFRVTRGDGYEGDVAIDDVNFDEAPTCFDPLNLEVISVTDISADLSWQAGSTETNFDVEVVPAGTPPTGTPTFEDVSVPFTATGLTSETDYDFYVRADCGPGDVSNWIYPEGFTTALTPVTVVVNDPAINNTYCYDNNEFKEWLFVSSDIQITPPTPVEVIFNGGTIEDGTGSTDRFRVFNGFDQTAPRLYDSDVQGTDLSGVTLSADSGAMYMLLESDIFGSCQSGVDIEVPFDFDVFAGVFSTVAFSDNNFKYYPNPVSSTMTIDSANPIESVQVFDILGKEVFSNNYEETSININMDALSSGTYLMKVSISGNSQTFRVIKD from the coding sequence GTGATACCAACCCCTTATTTTGAAGATTTTGAAAACTTTACTGTAAGTACTAGCTTTGATGAAGATGGATGTTGGAATGAAGAATCTCTTGGTTCATTTACTTGGGATGTAGGAACAGGTAATACAGGATCTCTAAATACAGGACCAGACGCTGCTTTCTCTGGTTTAAATTATTTATTCTCTGAAGCCTCTTCAGGTAGTCAGGGAGATGAGGCCATAGTTTTATCGCCTCAAGTTGACTTGTCAAACCTAACTACCCCAGCAGTATCTTTTAGGTATCATATATACGGTGCAGATATTGATCAACTTAGTGTTGATATAGATGATGGCACAACATTAGATCTTGATGTGTTCACAATAGTAGGAGAACAACAGACTTCTGAGACTGATGATTGGGTGCAAGTCTTTGTGGATTTAATGCCTTATGCTGGTCAAACTATTCAAGTAAGATTCAGAGTAACAAGAGGCGACGGATATGAAGGCGATGTTGCTATCGATGATGTTAATTTTGATGAAGCACCAACCTGCTTTGATCCGTTAAACTTAGAAGTTATATCAGTAACAGATATTTCAGCTGATTTAAGTTGGCAAGCTGGCTCTACTGAAACTAATTTTGATGTAGAAGTTGTTCCAGCAGGAACACCACCAACAGGAACACCCACTTTTGAAGATGTTAGTGTACCATTTACAGCAACAGGTTTAACTTCAGAGACAGATTATGACTTCTATGTCAGAGCTGATTGTGGACCAGGAGATGTAAGTAATTGGATATATCCAGAAGGTTTTACAACTGCACTTACACCTGTAACCGTTGTTGTCAATGACCCTGCAATCAACAACACTTATTGTTATGATAATAATGAGTTTAAAGAATGGTTATTTGTATCTTCAGATATACAAATCACACCACCAACACCCGTAGAGGTTATCTTTAACGGAGGAACAATAGAAGACGGAACAGGCTCAACCGACCGTTTTAGAGTATTTAATGGTTTTGATCAAACCGCACCAAGATTGTATGATTCTGACGTACAAGGTACAGACTTATCAGGTGTTACTTTGAGTGCTGACTCAGGAGCTATGTATATGTTGTTAGAGTCAGATATATTTGGCTCTTGTCAGAGTGGTGTTGATATTGAAGTACCATTTGATTTTGATGTATTTGCAGGGGTGTTTTCAACGGTGGCGTTTTCGGATAATAATTTTAAATACTATCCAAACCCTGTAAGTTCTACTATGACAATTGATTCGGCAAATCCAATTGAATCAGTTCAAGTATTTGATATTTTAGGAAAAGAAGTATTTAGTAATAATTATGAAGAGACTTCAATAAATATTAATATGGATGCTTTAAGTAGTGGAACTTATTTGATGAAAGTTTCGATAAGTGGAAATTCTCAAACTTTCAGAGTGATTAAAGATTAG